The Candidatus Methylomirabilis limnetica genome has a window encoding:
- a CDS encoding DUF721 domain-containing protein, with amino-acid sequence MKTNRPVQRRAQTAPAKCADIIEGSLQGLGLGRVIHHLALLRAWDRAVASHIKERASVEDFRGGRLYLCVEDPIWLHELHMLRHTLKTILNKEVGEPAVGEIVLRIGQIRRCAPVTPSSRGGHRARAVPPAVEASMAKLLSPLMGLPCGDAMQRFFQRWARSE; translated from the coding sequence GTGAAGACCAACCGGCCGGTACAGAGGAGAGCGCAGACCGCCCCTGCCAAGTGCGCAGATATCATCGAGGGCAGCCTGCAAGGACTGGGTCTCGGTCGGGTGATCCATCACCTCGCGCTCCTTCGAGCCTGGGATCGGGCCGTAGCAAGTCACATCAAAGAGAGGGCGAGCGTGGAGGACTTCAGAGGTGGACGCCTGTACCTCTGCGTCGAGGATCCCATCTGGCTGCATGAGCTCCACATGCTGCGTCACACGCTGAAGACGATCCTGAACAAGGAGGTCGGCGAGCCGGCGGTAGGAGAGATCGTATTGAGAATTGGCCAAATCCGTCGGTGTGCCCCTGTAACACCCTCCAGTCGTGGTGGGCATAGGGCTCGAGCGGTTCCACCTGCGGTCGAGGCGAGCATGGCGAAGCTGCTGAGCCCTCTCATGGGTCTGCCATGCGGTGATGCCATGCAGCGATTCTTTCAACGGTGGGCGAGGTCAGAGTGA
- a CDS encoding ribonuclease HI family protein yields the protein MKDVAGSSIGRNEMEEGLRLLIHIDGAARGNPGPAGIGALLEAGSGPLQQGFCRYIGEATNNVAEYEALLLALREARKFQPTVVKIRSDSQLLVRQIQGRYRVKNIRLIALHAQARDLINQLSALGCRFSIEHIGRELNGQADALANRAIDEALSGVPREGDDRERTAAGTLLPGG from the coding sequence GTGAAGGATGTGGCCGGATCCTCTATTGGAAGGAATGAGATGGAGGAGGGACTTCGACTGCTGATTCACATCGATGGAGCAGCTCGCGGAAATCCTGGCCCAGCCGGAATCGGTGCCCTGCTGGAGGCTGGAAGCGGGCCGTTGCAGCAGGGCTTTTGCCGATACATCGGCGAGGCAACCAACAACGTGGCCGAATATGAAGCACTGCTCCTTGCCTTAAGGGAGGCCAGGAAATTTCAGCCCACCGTTGTCAAGATTCGATCCGACTCCCAGTTGTTGGTCAGACAAATTCAGGGCAGATATCGAGTCAAAAACATACGCCTCATTGCGTTGCACGCGCAGGCGCGCGACCTCATCAATCAGCTCTCGGCTCTCGGCTGTCGGTTCTCAATTGAGCATATCGGTCGCGAGTTGAACGGTCAGGCGGATGCGCTCGCCAACCGCGCCATCGATGAGGCCTTGTCTGGAGTCCCCCGCGAGGGGGACGACCGTGAGCGGACAGCAGCAGGCACGCTACTTCCTGGTGGCTGA
- a CDS encoding zinc ribbon domain-containing protein, whose product MLQDLEGLIKLQGLDAEIAEFDTAAAAIPVQIRMMEQQLAQAKAALDAATVEVERLQKLRRQKERDLDEAGGELKKRQGRLYEVKTNQEYTATLKEVEGLKQKISALEEEVLIRLDDIDSAEKTRDHEEAKVRVTQAEFLKNKQQREGELLELQSHLLTLRRARERWSGSVELSSLQLYLRLLKSRGGLAVAQAAGRSCEGCHVTLTHQLYNEVRRNEEIRTCEGCGRILYWKE is encoded by the coding sequence GTGCTTCAGGACTTGGAGGGGCTTATCAAATTACAGGGGCTTGACGCTGAAATCGCCGAGTTCGATACGGCGGCAGCGGCCATCCCCGTCCAGATCCGGATGATGGAGCAGCAGTTGGCTCAGGCCAAGGCGGCCCTCGACGCGGCCACCGTAGAGGTAGAGAGGCTCCAAAAACTTCGCCGCCAGAAAGAGCGCGATTTGGATGAGGCTGGCGGAGAGCTCAAAAAGCGACAAGGCCGCCTCTATGAGGTCAAGACCAACCAGGAATACACTGCAACCCTAAAGGAGGTTGAGGGACTGAAGCAAAAGATTTCGGCGCTAGAGGAAGAGGTCCTTATACGCCTCGACGATATCGACAGCGCTGAGAAGACTCGGGATCATGAGGAAGCGAAGGTCAGGGTGACACAGGCGGAGTTCCTGAAGAATAAACAGCAGCGGGAAGGCGAGCTGCTCGAGCTGCAGAGCCACCTATTGACATTACGGAGGGCCAGGGAACGCTGGTCAGGGAGCGTGGAGCTATCCTCCTTGCAGTTGTACCTTCGCCTCCTTAAGAGTCGGGGCGGCTTGGCGGTAGCTCAAGCAGCGGGTCGTTCCTGCGAAGGTTGCCATGTGACCCTCACGCATCAGCTTTACAACGAGGTTCGCCGGAACGAGGAGATTCGCACCTGTGAAGGATGTGGCCGGATCCTCTATTGGAAGGAATGA